One Gossypium raimondii isolate GPD5lz chromosome 3, ASM2569854v1, whole genome shotgun sequence genomic window carries:
- the LOC105794721 gene encoding disease resistance-like protein CSA1 produces MGNLKSLHHLYMKETAVTELPESFGMLTCLMVLNMRKDPNKQEQPNSSFVALPASFTNLLSLQELDARAWRICGEIPDDFEKLAAIESLDLGSNDFYKLPSSLRGLSLLRDLKLPKCEKLQSLPPLPSSLEKLNLANCISLATLSDLSNIKGLQELNLTNCEKLVDLPGLESLTSLRELYMSNCSTCASAAKKRLSKVYLKNLRNLSMPGSRIPDWFTQEMVTFSSHKTRDLTGVIIAVVVSINHHIPDELRYQLPAVLDIQAQIFNGEEAIMTTALNLIGVPRTNQGNVHLCRYPAYRPLVSMLKDGFKIKVTRRNPPYVQGVELKKAGIFLVYENDDDYGGDEDSLDENQQSVSEKLAKFFSSLEENDGIDHQSNCSHEIKEELQLQSKKQKRRPIKSCCSWCGRLSVKS; encoded by the exons ATGGGAAATTTGAAGTCATTGCATCATTTGTATATGAAGGAAACTGCTGTGACAGAATTACCAGAAAGCTTTGGCATGCTCACATGTTTGATGGTGCTGAACATGAGAAAGGATCCCAACAAGCAAGAGCAACCAAATTCATCATTTGTAGCGTTGCCAGCATCTTTCACAAATCTCTTATCGCTGCAAGAACTTGATGCTCGGGCCTGGAGAATATGTGGTGAAATCCCAGATGATTTTGAGAAGCTGGCAGCAATAGAGAGTCTGGATTTGGGTAGCAATGATTTCTATAAACTACCATCAAGTCTAAGGGGACTGTCACTTCTAAGAGATCTCAAGCTGCCCAAATGTGAAAAGCTTCAGTCCCTGCCTCCACTTCCCTCTAGTTTGGAGAAGTTGAATCTTGCAAACTGTATATCATTGGCGACATTATCTGATCTTTCCAATATAAAGGGCTTACAAGAATTAAACCTTACAAACTGTGAGAAATTGGTAGATTTGCCAGGCCTTGAGTCCTTAACGTCCTTGAGAGAATTGTATATGAGTAACTGCAGTACCTGCGCTTCAGCAGCAAAGAAAAGACTCTCCAAG GTTTATCTCAAGAATCTGAGAAATCTAAGCATGCCTGGAAGTAGAATTCCAGATTGGTTTACACAAGAGATGGTTACCTTTTCAAGCCACAAAACCCGTGATCTCACTGGGGTGATAATCGCAGTTGTTGTTTCCATTAACCATCATATTCCAGATGAACTGAGATACCAACTGCCTGCCGTGCTGGACATTCAAGCACAGATCTTCAATGGCGAGGAGGCAATAATGACCACTGCATTGAACTTAATTGGGGTACCTAGAACCAACCAAGGCAATGTTCACTTGTGTCGATATCCCGCATATCGTCCCTTGGTTTCCATGTTGAAGGATGGTTTTAAGATTAAAGTGACCAGGCGAAACCCGCCCTACGTACAGGGCGTAGAGCTGAAGAAAGCTGGGATTTTTCTAGTTTATGAAAACGATGATGATTATGGTGGCGATGAAGATTCACTGGATGAGAACCAGCAGTCTGTATCAGAAAAATTAGCCAAGTTTTTCAGCTCTCTTGAAGAAAATGATGGAATTGATCACCAATCCAACTGCAGCcatgaaataaaagaagagcTTCAACTCCAAAGTAAGAAACAAAAACGTCGCCCAATCAAGTCGTGCTGCAGTTGGTGCGGGAGGTTAAGCGTAAAATCATGA
- the LOC105794720 gene encoding transcription factor BHLH089 yields MDPPAMMSDGGYNLAEIWQYPVNESGLRRGQFGNVPPPHYDHPNPEVSGGVRRRRDGEDEAAKVVSTSSGNGVSFGDGKRLKASGCREENDDSKVEAAEPSSGKPVEQKAKPPEPPKQDYIHVRARRGQATDSHSLAERARREKISERMKILQDLVPGCNKVIGKALVLDEIINYIQSLQRQVEFLSMKLEAVNSRMNPTIEVFPLKDYGQQTFDATGMAFGPQATREYSRGASPEWLHIHGGFERTT; encoded by the exons ATGGATCCACCAGCTATGATGAGCGATGGGGGGTACAATCTAGCGGAGATCTGGCAGTATCCCGTGAATGAATCTGGGTTAAGGAGGGGTCAGTTTGGGAATGTGCCGCCGCCTCATTACGACCACCCCAATCCAGAGGTATCGGGTGGTGTGAGGAGAAGGCGTGATGGAGAAGATGAGGCAGCTAAGGTTGTCTCCACCAGTAGTGGCAATGGCGTG AGTTTTGGTGATGGAAAGAGACTTAAAGCATCAGGATGTAGAGAGGAGAATGACGATTCTAAAGTTGAAGCAGCAGAACCCAGTTCAGGCAAGCCAGTGGAACAAAAAGCTAAACCACCAGAGCCACCTAAACAAGACTACATCCATGTGCGAGCTAGAAGGGGTCAAGCTACTGATAGTCACAGTTTAGCAGAAAGG GCGAGGAGAGAAAAGATTAGTGAAAGAATGAAAATTCTTCAGGATCTGGTCCCTGGTTGCAATAAG GTCATTGGCAAGGCTCTTGTTCTTGATGAGATAATCAATTACATTCAGTCACTACAGCGTCAGGTTGAG TTCTTGTCAATGAAGCTTGAAGCAGTTAATTCAAGAATGAATCCTACCATTGAAGTATTTCCTCTTAAAGAT TATGGCCAACAAACGTTTGATGCTACTGGAATGGCATTTGGTCCACAAGCAACGAGGGAATACAGTCGCGGTGCATCACCAGAGTGGTTGCATATTCATGGTGGTTTCGAAAGAACAACATAA
- the LOC105794726 gene encoding LRR receptor-like serine/threonine-protein kinase RGI5, producing the protein MTKMGCQMLWLPLALTLMMATVSTGGSIVEECDPGDLKGLASFRGGIHMDTSGRLAKWVGRRCCRWQGISCNNETGRVTEVHLPGFISSVDFVFQSQMEGWFSPSITLLTSLEVLDLGGLAGLSGRIPTSIGRLKNLRKLYLYGNKLRGPVPESIGKLLKLEELHLHENRLSGFLPPTLGCLKNLNALLLHSNRFTGSIPASFSNLTNLMHLDLHANSITGHIPQNIGDLQLLKELDLSDNLLNGEIPASVNNLTSISVMYLDANHLEGEIPFPSNYGQMPLLGFLRLQNNQLGGKIPPNLGYLVSLQRVSLENNKLEGAIPSSLGNLEALTELYLNGNKLSGVIPKSIGQLSHLILLTLSHNSIQGPLPNEMSALQNLQTLDLSFNSLTLNSIPRWVAKLPSLSRIYLAGCGIKGQIPDMLKSTPSPIQELDLSANDLTGGIPAWMGSLTQLYSLNLSRNHLSSSIPASVADFQELGVLDLHSNNITASMEHVFKIGTSFPGGSLTYVDLSDNSFTSGIQQISVGTLERVVYLNLSHNLQKGKLPTSMEKLKALQSLDLSYNKFGFGLVEALANLSHLETLKLQRNQFTGRIPAEFLNLKNLKDLDLSDNLLVGEIPAGRPLSDFPQSCFTGNTGLCGKPLSPCKS; encoded by the coding sequence ATGACAAAAATGGGTTGTCAAATGTTATGGCTTCCTCTAGCATTGACTCTGATGATGGCGACAGTCTCCACAGGAGGAAGCATTGTTGAAGAATGTGACCCTGGTGACCTCAAAGGTCTCGCCAGTTTTAGGGGCGGAATCCATATGGACACTTCAGGTCGGCTAGCGAAGTGGGTCGGTCGTCGTTGTTGCAGATGGCAAGGTATTTCCTGCAACAATGAAACTGGTAGGGTCACTGAAGTTCATCTACCTGGATTCATTTCCTCCGTTGATTTCGTCTTTCAGTCTCAGATGGAAGGCTGGTTTTCCCCATCAATCACACTCCTCACCTCGCTTGAAGTTCTCGACCTTGGAGGACTCGCAGGCCTTTCTGGAAGAATTCCCACATCCATTGGTCGTCTTAAGAACCTTAGAAAGCTTTATCTTTATGGAAACAAGCTGAGAGGGCCCGTGCCAGAAAGCATTGGTAAGCTTTTAAAACTTGAGGAACTTCACCTGCATGAGAATAGATTATCTGGGTTTCTTCCTCCTACCCTTGGTTGTCTTAAAAATCTCAATGCTTTGCTTCTTCATTCAAATAGATTCACTGGTAGTATTCCTGCTTCATTCTCCAACTTGACAAATCTCATGCATTTAGACCTTCATGCCAATTCCATCACTGGTCATATACCACAAAATATTGGAGACTTGCAGCTCTTGAAAGAGCTTGATCTTTCAGATAATCTTTTGAATGGGGAAATTCCAGCTTCAGTAAACAATCTAACATCCATTTCAGTCATGTATTTAGATGCTAATCATCTAGAAGGAGAGATACCATTTCCATCAAATTATGGTCAGATGCCTCTGCTTGGATTTTTAAGGCTGCAAAACAACCAACTAGGCGGGAAAATACCACCCAATTTGGGATATCTGGTCTCCCTCCAAAGGGTTTCACTTGAAAACAACAAGCTTGAAGGAGCAATTCCTTCTAGTTTAGGTAATCTAGAAGCTTTGACAGAGTTGTATCTCAACGGCAACAAGCTATCTGGAGTTATACCAAAGTCAATTGGTCAACTCTCACATCTCATACTCTTGACCCTTTCTCATAACTCAATTCAAGGACCATTGCCTAATGAAATGTCTGCTCTCCAAAATTTGCAAACACTGGATCTTTCATTCAACAGTTTAACTCTAAACTCCATTCCAAGGTGGGTAGCAAAATTGCCATCTCTTTCCCGAATCTATTTGGCAGGATGTGGAATCAAAGGACAAATACCAGACATGCTGAAATCAACTCCAAGTCCAATACAGGAACTGGACTTATCAGCCAATGATCTCACTGGTGGGATACCAGCATGGATGGGAAGCCTCACTCAACTCTACTCCTTGAATCTTTCAAGGAACCATCTCAGTTCAAGTATTCCAGCTTCAGTTGCAGATTTCCAGGAATTGGGAGTGCTGGACCTTCACTCAAACAACATAACAGCCTCAATGGAACATGTTTTCAAGATAGGAACCAGTTTCCCAGGTGGTTCACTCACATATGTTGACCTATCTGATAACAGCTTCACAAGTGGAATCCAACAAATTAGTGTAGGAACGCTGGAGAGAGTTGTGTATCTTAATTTATCACATAACTTACAAAAGGGTAAATTGCCAACATCAATGGAGAAATTGAAGGCATTGCAGAGTTTGGATTTGAGCTATAACAAATTTGGTTTCGGCTTGGTAGAGGCGTTGGCAAATCTAAGCCATTTGGAGACACTGAAGCTGCAGAGAAACCAATTTACTGGTAGAATACCTGCTGAGTTTTTGAACCTAAAAAACCTCAAGGACTTGGATTTATCAGACAATCTTTTAGTGGGGGAAATCCCTGCTGGCAGACCTCTTAGTGACTTTCCCCAGAGTTGTTTCACTGGCAACACAGGTTTATGTGGGAAACCTCTTTCTCCCTGCAAATCTTGA